The segment CGGGAGTTGGCGGGGGAGGTGGGGGCGGCCCTTCTCCTCGCCACCCACGACGAGGCCTTGGTGGAAGGGCTTCCCGCCTTGCGGCTTTAAAATGGGGCGGTATGAGTCCCATCCACGTGCGGGGCAAGAAGGGAGAGGTGGCGGAAAGGGTGCTCCTGCCCGGGGATCCGGGCCGGGCGGAGTGGATCGCCACCACCTTCCTCGAGGAATCCAGGCTCTACACCTCCTACCGGGGCCTTTGGGGCTTCACCGGCCGGTACCGGGGGGTGCCGGTTTCCGTGCAGACCACGGGCATGGGGGCCCCTTCGGCCAGCATCGTGGCGGAGGAGCTGGTGAGCCTTGGGGCCAGGGTTCTTCTCCGGGTGGGAACCTGTGGGGCGGTGGACGAGGGCCTTTCCCCTGGGGACCTGGTCATCGCCCAGGGGGCGGTGCCCTTGGACGGGGCTACCCGGCAGTACCTGGAAGGCCGTCCCTATGCTCCTGTGCCCGATGCCGAGCTCTTCCGTGCCCTCTGGAAGCAGGCGGAGCAAAGAGGCTACCCGCACCATGTGGGCCTGGTGGCCACCGAGGATGCCTTCTACGCCACCACCCCCGAAGGGGCG is part of the Thermus caldilimi genome and harbors:
- a CDS encoding phosphorylase family protein yields the protein MSPIHVRGKKGEVAERVLLPGDPGRAEWIATTFLEESRLYTSYRGLWGFTGRYRGVPVSVQTTGMGAPSASIVAEELVSLGARVLLRVGTCGAVDEGLSPGDLVIAQGAVPLDGATRQYLEGRPYAPVPDAELFRALWKQAEQRGYPHHVGLVATEDAFYATTPEGAKAWARFGLLAFEMEASALFLLGKMRKVRAGAILTVSNRIGDPELAPPEVLQEGVRRMVEVALEALLEV